AAACCATCAGCGACCCGGCCTGCGGCACTGGCGGCTTTCTGTTGGCCGCCCACGATTATGTGGTCAGGCACAACCCTCATCTAACCAAGGACCAGCGGCGGGCGCTCAAGGAAGAAACCTTCAAGGGCTGGGAACTGGTGCAGGCCACGGCGCGGCTATGCGCCATGAACATGCTGCTGCACGGCATCGGCAGTCAAGACTTCGAGCCCATCGTGGTATCCGACTCGCTGGCCGCCGATCCCGGTGACCGCTTCGACCTGGTTCTGACCAATCCGCCCTTCGGCAAGAAGAGCAGCACGACCATCGTCGGCGAGGAAGGCACGGTCAGCAAGGAGCGCGATATCGTCGAACGTGGCGATTTTTGGACCACTACATCGAACAAGCAGCTCAACTTCGTCCAGCACGTCAAAACCCTGCTGAAACAGAACGGCCGTGCCGCCGTGGTGGTGCCCGACAACGTGCTGTTCGAGGGCGGCGCCGGCGAGACCATCCGCCGCAAGCTCCTGCAGGAATGCGACGTCCACACCCTGCTGCGCTTGCCTACGGGCCTGTTCTACGCCCAAGGCGTGAAGGCGAACGTGCTGTTCTTTGACAAAAAACCCGCCAGTGAAACCCCCTGGACCAAACGGCTGTGGATCTATGATCTGCGCACCAACATGCACTTCACCTTGAAGACCAACCCGCTGGAACGCAAGGACCTGGGCGATTTCGTCCGCTGCTACTTGGGGCTCAGCCTCGAGGAAGCCGCCGCTTTGCGCGAACCCGGCAACCCGAAAAGGCCCGCTCTGCTGACACGCCTCAACCGCTCTCCGACCTGGTCCATAGAACCCAACACTGTGGCAGGAACAGGCCCAGAGGGCCGCTGGTGCTGCTATGAATACGAGGAAATCATCAACCGGGACAAGGCTAGCTTGGACATTTTCTGGCTCAAGGATGAATCCCTGGAGGACTCGGACAGCCTGCCCGCGCCGGATGTGATCGCAGCCGAAATTGTCGAGGACCTGGAGGCGGCTCTGGCGCAGTTCCGGGAAATTGCCAATGACCTGGGTGTCCGCGCAGAAGAAGAGGCATGACGATGGATGCCAAGGCCAACGTGGCGGCCCTGTTTCAGGACTTCTTGACCAGCTACGACGCGTATTCCAAGGACGAAGTTTGGCAAGAGCTGAGCCAAAGTTTCAAGGCGTTCTGGCATCAGCGGGTCTTGTCGGCTGACCCTGGTCCGATCGCTGATGCCGAATGCGATGAGGTGATCCGGATACTGGACCGCAATGGCAAGGGCAACACCAAGAACAGCGAAGCGGTTGCCAAAGCCATGGTGCCACAAGGGGCCTGGCGCCGAATGTTCAATGAATTCCACACCAAGCCGGCACTCGGCGGCTTGGTGGACAAGGTGCTTGCGGAAACTGTGCCGCTAAGCAAGGCGGCCCTGATCGATCAGCTTTACGCCAAGAATGCGGGGCAAAAGAATAACCTGACGGGGCCAAGCGGCAACACGATCAGCGCCTTCCTGGCAGCCTATGACCCCATTAACAATCTCTCCATGATTTCCTTGAACGACCGGCGTGCCGTCATCGAATTTCTAGGCCTTCCGGTTCCTTTCGACTGGGAGACAGCCTCGGTCGGAACCCGCATCGTGACGACGAATCAGGTGATTCTCGATGGCGTCCGGGCCTTGGGTCTGACGGGTTCCGCCCGGACCCTATCGGTGTTCTTCTATTCACTCCCCTTCAAGAACGCCTGGAAGGGCGAGCACACCGTCAAGCGGGAAGACAAGAAGGTCACCGTCACCGTGCCCACCCTGACCAATGAGGTCGAGGAGGTAGTCCCTGATGTCGATTCGGTCCGAGAGTCGATGCAGATACAGGGACTCCTGGCCCAGATCGGCACGCTCATGGGCTTTAAGATCTGGCTGCCCAAATCAGACCGCGGCCGGGTGCTGAAGGTCTGGAAGGCTGAGGATGGCGAACTGCTCGAGGAGCTGCCGCTTGGCTACGATTCGACTACCACCAAGACCATCGAGCAGATCGACGTGCTCTGGTTGAAAAAGCGTTCTATCGTGCGAGCGTTCGAGGTCGAACACACAACCTCGGTCTACTCCGGCTTGCTGCGCATGGCGGACCTGGTAGCCCTGCAGCCCAATATCAATGTCAAGCTGCACATCGTCGCTCCCGCCGAGAAACGCGAGAAAGTCCTTCAGGAAATCCAGCGTCCCGTTTTCTCGCTGCTGGAAGGGCGCGCCCTCTCTGAAATGTGCACCTATCTGTCCTATGACAGCATCCGGGACCTAGGCGACTTGAAACATCTGACCCATTTGTCCGACAAGGTAATTGAGGATTATGAGGAGGTTGCGGAATAGCCTCCCATGTTATTAATTGGACTCGATGCAGCATCGTCTCTTTCAAATTTTGGCTATGCGATTGGCCAGTATGACGGAAGGTGCGTGCGGATCGAGTCAGCGGGCCTCATCGAGAACAGGGGGCAGGCAAACGCAATTCAGGCCAAGATCGTGCCAAGCCTGCGCGCGGCGAATCAGGCACTGGTGGCAATCGACGCACCCTTGGGTTGGCCTTCGACCCTTGCAGCGGAGCTAGGCAAGCACCGCGCCGGTGAAGTAATTGCGACCGAAAAGGACATGCTGTTCCAACGCCATACGGACCGATTTATACACAAGTACCTGCGCAAGAAGCCTCTGGAGGTAGGTGCCGACAAAATTGCTCGGGCGGCTCATAGCGCGCTGGAGATCCTTCAACAGCTTCGCTCGGCAAGCAGAAAATCAATTCCATTAGCGTGGTCCCCCCAATTTTCGG
The genomic region above belongs to Methyloterricola oryzae and contains:
- a CDS encoding HsdM family class I SAM-dependent methyltransferase, whose protein sequence is MICDDGTSYGNYVEPLTDLLFLNMADERRCSSYNQDSPELDSYGWPNLIQKDGDALFDHCRRTLEVLGNQKVLRGLIFNKSQNKFQDPAKLRRLIADLIDKETWVSMSADVKGDAYEGLLEKNAQDTKSGAGQYFTPRPLIQAIVDVMAPKPGETISDPACGTGGFLLAAHDYVVRHNPHLTKDQRRALKEETFKGWELVQATARLCAMNMLLHGIGSQDFEPIVVSDSLAADPGDRFDLVLTNPPFGKKSSTTIVGEEGTVSKERDIVERGDFWTTTSNKQLNFVQHVKTLLKQNGRAAVVVPDNVLFEGGAGETIRRKLLQECDVHTLLRLPTGLFYAQGVKANVLFFDKKPASETPWTKRLWIYDLRTNMHFTLKTNPLERKDLGDFVRCYLGLSLEEAAALREPGNPKRPALLTRLNRSPTWSIEPNTVAGTGPEGRWCCYEYEEIINRDKASLDIFWLKDESLEDSDSLPAPDVIAAEIVEDLEAALAQFREIANDLGVRAEEEA
- a CDS encoding DUF429 domain-containing protein — its product is MLLIGLDAASSLSNFGYAIGQYDGRCVRIESAGLIENRGQANAIQAKIVPSLRAANQALVAIDAPLGWPSTLAAELGKHRAGEVIATEKDMLFQRHTDRFIHKYLRKKPLEVGADKIARAAHSALEILQQLRSASRKSIPLAWSPQFSGVAAIEVYPAGTLAACNLPHSGYKKRDEQLDVRDSIANALTAEIPDLQRYADGNVDVFDACLCLAAAKDFIDGLAVPPEDFDSARAEGWIWVRRRSGT